One Euwallacea similis isolate ESF13 chromosome 16, ESF131.1, whole genome shotgun sequence DNA segment encodes these proteins:
- the Daao1 gene encoding D-aspartate oxidase, producing MSDLKIGVLGAGVIGTTTALELQKRYRNAKIDIIANEFFEDTTSYVAAGVFRPGTSFSGPNEDITEKWMRDSYDYWDNLRRSREGIDAGIIELSGYIFSSQYPEIVRNRFLEKVCPIYRAATPDELTLCPGNWKYGSFFTTVLTQSSYYIPWTLTQFKRNGGLVLNQKIENLGQVGLNYDVIVNCTGLGAKFLCNDHQLVPIRGQVTKVKAPWLKTFFYGDLDTYIIPGVDSVTLGGCRQYESWDTDVNKYDILRIKEQCETLLPSLKGAKVIGHKVGLRPHRNVVRVEKEIRKFNGKNIKVVHNYGHGGYGVTTAPGTSLYACELVQEILAGNSKL from the exons ATGAGTGACTTAAAAATAGGAGTGTTAGGTGCAGGAGTTATAGGAACTACTACAGCTTTAGAACTGCAAAAGCGCTACAGAAATGCCAAGATTGATATCATTGCTAATGAATTCTTTGAAGATACTACTAGCTACGTGGCCGCAGGTGTATTTCGGCCTGGAACCAGTTTTAGTGGGCCCAATGAAGACATCACAGA AAAATGGATGAGAGATTCATATGACTATTGGGACAATCTGCGCAGATCCAGAGAAGGCATCGATGCTGGAATCATTGAGCTTTCTGGCTACATATTTTCCAGCCAATATCCCGAAATTGTCAGG AACAGATTTTTGGAGAAAGTTTGCCCGATTTACCGAGCTGCAACACCTGATGAGCTAACCTTGTGCCctggaaattggaaatatggCTCGTTTTTCACCACAGTTCTCACTCAGTCCAGCTATTACATACCATGGACTTTAACCCAGTTTAAAAGAAATGGAGGACTGGTACTGAATCAGAAAATCGAGAATTTGGGGCAAGTGGGGTTAAACTATGATGTTATCGTGAATTGCACAGGCTTGGGTGCTAAATTCCTATGCAATGATCATCAATTGGTACCAATTAGAGGGCAAGTCACAAAG GTAAAAGCCCCATggttgaaaacttttttttatggagATTTGGATACCTATATTATTCCAGGGGTGGATTCTGTTACTCTGGGAGGGTGCAGGCAGTATGAGTCCTGGGATACCGATGTCAATAAGTATGACATCCTAAGGATTAAAGAGCAATGTGAGACTTTGTTGCCCAGTCTTAAGGGAGCGAAGGTTATTGGACATAAAGTGGGGCTGAGACCTCATAGAAATGTTGTTAGG GTTGAGAAGgaaataaggaagtttaatggaaaaaatataaaagtagtGCATAATTATGGACATGGAGGTTATGGGGTAACTACAGCCCCTGGAACGTCATTATATGCTTGTGAATTAGTGCAAGAAATTCTAGCTGGGAATAGTAAATTGTAG